The window ACTTTTCTTTAATTGTAAAGAAGATGGCCATTTTAGAAATAATATTTCAATTTCTATTTAATGGGTACATGAACAGCAAAAGCATTGCGTATATTAAAGTGCTTTATATTTTCGTTTTTGGTTATTTATACATTAATATTAATTTGTAAAATTGTGAAGTCCTAAAGCTATTGGAGGTAAAAGAGTGCGTACAGAAAAATCAATCTACATACCGAGAGAATTAGAAAGTTTTCGAAACCAAATTGAATCTTCACTCGTAGACTCTATATGGATTACCCCTACTGAAGGGTACCTCTCTTTAACCGATAGCAAGTTTGCAGGATACCCCTATTTGCCTAAATCACATTTGTATCCTAAAGATTCGAATGATGAATATATGCCACTATTGGCTCAAATCAATTTTTCAGACTTACCTATTAATCCTTTGTTTCCAAGCAAAGGCTTATTACAATTTTTTGTGTCAAATAAGTTTAGTTACCCAATTGGGAAGAAAGAAGAATTACTCTTTCAACAAGATTTTAAAGTCCGTTATTTTACGACTATTCTAGAAAAAAATCAACTTACCGAAGATTTTTCCCATTTAATGATGAATAGAGGTTTCCCGATACAAAAAGAAATGAAGCTGGAATTTCACAAAATGTCTGAACCCGTTTCTGCAACTGATTATAGAAGAGAAAAATTTTTACATCCTGAAGAACTTAAAGATGAGTTCCATAGCGATGTCGGGCAAACTTTTGAGGGACTTTACTTGGAAAATTATTTGGCTGCTGAGCATAAATTAGGTGGCTATCCATATTTTGTTGACTGTGACACAAGAAAGAACTCAGCTTTTCTTAAAAAATTCGATCTATTACTATTCCAAATCGTTTCGAACGACGAACAAGGAATTATGTATGGTGATTCAGGAATTATTAAATTCTTTATAAATCAACATGCCCTTAGAAGCCTGGATTTTTCTTCTGTTTATTTTATCGCTGAACAGTTCTGATAAGTAAGTGCGTTATTACATTTCATTCACTTGTTAAGTTATAATTATTTTAATAAAAACAAAGTAGGTGCAGTCATATGAGTATTTTCTTTAATACCATATCTGTTATTCCGATAGTTCTCATAGTAAATATCATTCTTGCTATTATGGTCATCTTTTTAGAAAGAAAAGATCCTTCTTCTACTTGGGCGTGGACACTCGTACTTTTCTTCCTACCGTTAGCTGGATTTATATTGTATTTATTACTTGGTAGACCCATGCGTAAAAAGCATTTATTTAGGTGGGAAGGTCAAAAGGATATCGGGATTGATAAACTAATCAGCTATCAAATAGAGGCCCTTGAGGAAAATTCACTTGATTTCCGTTTCGACGAGGTTGGTAAATATAAAACTTTAATTCATATGAATCTAAAAACAAGTGATTCCGTTTTAACACAAGATAACCATATCCAGCTTTATGATGATGGGGCTGAAAAGTTCGAGGCTTTACTCGAAGATATCGAGCATGCAAAGGATCATATCCACGTACAATACTATATATTTAAATTAGATAATCTAGGAAAACGCATTTATACTGCACTTTTAAAGAAAGCGCAACAAGGTGTGAAGGTTCGAATTCTTTATGACGAAATGGGTTCGCGAGGGTTGAAAAAGAGACATTTCAAACCACTACTTAAACTTGGTGGGGAGGTAGAAGTATTCTTCCCTTCTATTTTCCCACTCATCAATCCGCGCTTAAACTTTAGAAACCACCGTAAAATTGTCATCGTTGATGGGCGCATAGGTTATATCGGTGGGTTCAACGTTGGCGATGAATACTTAGGCTTAAATAAGAGATTTGGTTATTGGCGCGATACGCATTTAAGGATTGAAGGGAGCTCTGTCCATCCCCTTCAAACTCGCTTTTTATTAGATTGGAACCAGGCCAGCGATAATAATATCAACTATTCCGAAAGGTACTTCCCTGCCATTCCTAAAAAAGGCGACATTGCAATGCAAATTGTTTCAAGTGGGCCCGATACAGAATTCCCAGCAATCAAAAATGGGTATTTGAAACTACTCATGAGCGCTAAGCGTTATATTTACATCCAGACACCTTATTTCATACCAGATAATAGTTTTTTAAATGCAATTGAAATCGCCGCGCTTTCTGGAATTGATGTACGTATCATGATTCCAAATAAGCCTGACCATATGTTTGTGTATTGGGCTACCTATTCATATGTTGGTCAACTATTACGAGCCGGAGCCAAAATCTATATTTACGAAAAAGGATTTATTCATGCAAAAACCATCGTCATAGATGATGAAGCCTCGACAGTAGGTACAGCGAACATTGATGTTCGCAGCTTTAGTTTGAACTTTGAGGTTAATGCTTTTATTTATGATCGTACACTTTCCCATGAGCTGGCAGAAATATTCGAAAAGGATATATTCGATTGCACAGAGTTAACAATTGAAAAATATGAGAATCGTTCAGGTATTATTAAATTCAAGGAATCCATATCGAGATTATTAACACCCATCTTGTAATGGTACCTTTAAGGTATATTAAAAAGGATGACGCATTTAAGCGCCATCCTTTTTTACTCAACACCTAGATATTCTTCTAAGGTTACATTCGCTTGTTTAACCTTTCCAGCTAAATCTACACCCAAATATCGGAAATGCCAAGATTCATACATATATCCTGTAATTTCCTCTTTCCCTTGAGGATAACGAAGGATAAATCCGTATTTATGTGCATTTTCGACAAGCCATTTTCCCGCTTCTGTTTCACCAAATTCTTCAGTTAGCCATAAATCCTCTTTTCCCTTTTCACCAATATCAAAGGCTAGCCCAGTCTGATGCTCAGAGTATCCAGGTCTTGCACTATAGCGATCTGCATTATCTTGCCCATCGCGGTTAACATAATTATGATAGAGCGTATCTTGATATTCAAAAGAACGGTAAGAACTAAATGCAACTAGCTCAAAACCAGCTATTCTTGCATCAGTTGCCATTTGTTCAAATGCATTACGGGCTTCTTCGCTTTCACCCGGGGCAAACGTACTTGGCAATGGATACTTTTTATTGGCTATGAGAACCCCTTCAACAAAGGTTGGTTCTGTTGGCAATGGTTGCCCTTCAATATAGCCGTTATTAGTAATTTGCTGTTCTGATTCTCCCTGTTCCTCATTTGAATCCGTTGTGTTTCCTTCATCCATAAGATTCGATTCATTTTCTTCAGTTTTCTCTTCTTGTTCACTATTTTGCTCCTCAACCGATTCAGTCGGAGCAGGTTGTGCCGTCTTATTCTCGTTATTTTGATAGAAATAGTAAAAAACAGCAATTGCTGCCGCCAAAAT is drawn from Lysinibacillus sp. SGAir0095 and contains these coding sequences:
- a CDS encoding YwqG family protein, which encodes MRTEKSIYIPRELESFRNQIESSLVDSIWITPTEGYLSLTDSKFAGYPYLPKSHLYPKDSNDEYMPLLAQINFSDLPINPLFPSKGLLQFFVSNKFSYPIGKKEELLFQQDFKVRYFTTILEKNQLTEDFSHLMMNRGFPIQKEMKLEFHKMSEPVSATDYRREKFLHPEELKDEFHSDVGQTFEGLYLENYLAAEHKLGGYPYFVDCDTRKNSAFLKKFDLLLFQIVSNDEQGIMYGDSGIIKFFINQHALRSLDFSSVYFIAEQF
- the cls gene encoding cardiolipin synthase codes for the protein MSIFFNTISVIPIVLIVNIILAIMVIFLERKDPSSTWAWTLVLFFLPLAGFILYLLLGRPMRKKHLFRWEGQKDIGIDKLISYQIEALEENSLDFRFDEVGKYKTLIHMNLKTSDSVLTQDNHIQLYDDGAEKFEALLEDIEHAKDHIHVQYYIFKLDNLGKRIYTALLKKAQQGVKVRILYDEMGSRGLKKRHFKPLLKLGGEVEVFFPSIFPLINPRLNFRNHRKIVIVDGRIGYIGGFNVGDEYLGLNKRFGYWRDTHLRIEGSSVHPLQTRFLLDWNQASDNNINYSERYFPAIPKKGDIAMQIVSSGPDTEFPAIKNGYLKLLMSAKRYIYIQTPYFIPDNSFLNAIEIAALSGIDVRIMIPNKPDHMFVYWATYSYVGQLLRAGAKIYIYEKGFIHAKTIVIDDEASTVGTANIDVRSFSLNFEVNAFIYDRTLSHELAEIFEKDIFDCTELTIEKYENRSGIIKFKESISRLLTPIL
- a CDS encoding M15 family metallopeptidase, which translates into the protein MKRTTTYGYKNDSKKKYIWISVGVVVILAAAIAVFYYFYQNNENKTAQPAPTESVEEQNSEQEEKTEENESNLMDEGNTTDSNEEQGESEQQITNNGYIEGQPLPTEPTFVEGVLIANKKYPLPSTFAPGESEEARNAFEQMATDARIAGFELVAFSSYRSFEYQDTLYHNYVNRDGQDNADRYSARPGYSEHQTGLAFDIGEKGKEDLWLTEEFGETEAGKWLVENAHKYGFILRYPQGKEEITGYMYESWHFRYLGVDLAGKVKQANVTLEEYLGVE